A region from the Dehalococcoidia bacterium genome encodes:
- a CDS encoding homoserine dehydrogenase produces MAAPVNVALLGLGVVGSGVARALLEKGEVYARRLGRPLRLRRVLVRDLQRQRPLPLDPSLLTDQADLVLDDDEVHIVVEVMGGERPALDYIRRALERGRYVVTANKEVMAKHGPDLLALAHRRGVDILYEASVGAGIPIISPLKRDLSANEIRGLRAIINGTTNYILTRMDREGMDFATALAQAQELGYAEPDPSNDVEGHDAVYKLAILASLAFHTYVPPEAIYREGIARLQGRDFRYARELGYCIKLLAIARRSSDDGGEAVEARVHPVLLSQDELLAKVDGVLNAIEVEGDLLGRVVFQGPGAGAAPTASAVIADILDAAQALTHGRPPAPWQGAQSLPLRPMSELRCRYYIRMEVADRPGVLAQIARCFGDHQVSIASVIQKETNEAAQTAEIVIMTHSAREADVRATMADLERLEVVCNVGNFLRVEG; encoded by the coding sequence ATGGCCGCGCCGGTAAACGTGGCCCTCCTGGGGCTAGGGGTGGTGGGGAGCGGGGTGGCCCGCGCCCTTCTGGAAAAAGGGGAGGTCTATGCCCGCCGCCTGGGCCGCCCCCTCCGGCTGCGCCGCGTCCTGGTGCGCGACCTTCAGCGACAGCGTCCGCTCCCCCTGGACCCGTCCCTGTTGACCGACCAGGCCGACCTGGTCCTGGACGACGACGAGGTGCACATCGTGGTGGAGGTGATGGGTGGCGAGAGGCCTGCCCTGGACTACATTCGCCGCGCCCTGGAGCGGGGACGCTACGTCGTCACCGCCAACAAAGAGGTGATGGCCAAGCACGGGCCGGACCTCCTGGCCCTGGCCCACCGCCGGGGGGTCGACATCCTCTACGAGGCCAGCGTGGGCGCCGGCATACCCATCATCTCCCCCCTCAAGCGGGACCTGTCGGCCAACGAGATACGGGGCCTGCGGGCCATCATCAACGGCACCACCAACTACATCCTCACCCGCATGGACCGGGAGGGGATGGACTTCGCCACCGCTCTGGCCCAGGCCCAGGAGTTGGGTTACGCCGAGCCCGACCCGAGCAACGACGTGGAGGGTCACGACGCGGTCTACAAGCTGGCCATTCTGGCCAGCCTAGCGTTCCACACCTATGTGCCGCCCGAGGCCATCTACCGCGAGGGCATCGCCCGACTGCAGGGGCGGGACTTCCGTTATGCGCGCGAGCTGGGCTACTGCATCAAGCTGCTGGCCATCGCCCGCCGCAGCTCGGACGACGGCGGCGAGGCGGTGGAGGCGCGGGTGCATCCGGTGCTGCTCTCGCAGGACGAGCTGCTGGCCAAGGTGGACGGCGTCCTCAACGCCATCGAGGTGGAGGGCGACCTGCTGGGGCGGGTGGTCTTTCAGGGGCCGGGCGCAGGAGCGGCGCCCACCGCCAGCGCCGTCATCGCCGATATCCTCGATGCCGCCCAGGCCCTCACCCACGGCCGCCCGCCTGCGCCTTGGCAGGGCGCCCAGAGCCTGCCCCTGCGCCCCATGTCTGAGCTGCGCTGCCGCTACTATATCCGCATGGAGGTGGCCGACCGTCCGGGCGTGCTGGCCCAGATCGCCCGCTGCTTCGGCGACCACCAGGTCAGCATCGCCTCCGTCATCCAGAAGGAGACCAACGAGGCCGCCCAGACGGCCGAGATCGTCATCATGACCCACAGCGCACGCGAGGCCGATGTCCGCGCCACCATGGCCGACCTGGAGCGGCTGGAGGTGGTCTGCAACGTGGGCAACTTCCTGCGGGTGGAGGGCTGA